In Streptomyces violaceusniger Tu 4113, one DNA window encodes the following:
- a CDS encoding DUF779 domain-containing protein, with product MERIALTPAAAELIRQLRAEHGPLMFHQSGGCCDGSAPMCFPLGEFRTGGSDVLLAELQVDGVEEPVGFWMSASQFERWAHTHLTVDVVPGRGSGFSLEAPEGVRFLIRSRLLDDAAS from the coding sequence ATGGAACGTATCGCGCTGACCCCGGCCGCGGCCGAGCTGATCCGCCAACTGCGAGCGGAGCACGGCCCGTTGATGTTCCACCAGTCGGGCGGCTGCTGTGACGGCAGCGCGCCGATGTGTTTTCCGCTCGGCGAGTTCCGTACGGGCGGGTCGGATGTGCTGCTCGCGGAGCTGCAGGTGGACGGGGTCGAGGAGCCGGTGGGCTTCTGGATGTCGGCCTCGCAGTTCGAGCGGTGGGCGCACACGCATCTCACGGTGGACGTGGTGCCGGGGCGCGGCAGCGGCTTCTCCCTGGAGGCGCCGGAGGGTGTGCGCTTCCTGATCCGCTCACGGTTGCTGGACGACGCGGCGAGCTGA